A DNA window from Anastrepha obliqua isolate idAnaObli1 chromosome 5, idAnaObli1_1.0, whole genome shotgun sequence contains the following coding sequences:
- the LOC129248462 gene encoding mitogen-activated protein kinase p38b translates to MTTFYKLDINRTEWEIPDIYQQLQAVGSGAYGQVCKAIVRNTGMKVAIKKLARPFQSAVHAKRTYRELRLLKHMEHENVIGLLDVFHPGQPADSLENFQQVYLVTHLMDADLNNIIRTQKLSDDHVQFLVYQILRGLKYIHSAGIIHRDLKPSNIAVNEDCELRILDFGLARPAESEMTGYVATRWYRAPEIMLNWMHYNQTVDIWSVGCIMAELLTGRTLFPGTDHIHQLNLIMEILGTPPEDFMQKISSESARTYIRALPKLTRRNFRDVFRFANPSAIDLLEKMLELDAEKRITAEQALAHPYMEKYHDPSDEQTSPLYDQSFEDMDLPVEKWKELVFTEVLSFKPPPAYATVLQKCK, encoded by the coding sequence ATGACGACATTTTATAAATTGGATATAAATCGGACTGAATGGGAGATTCCAGATATATACCAGCAGCTTCAAGCTGTTGGCTCCGGGGCCTATGGACAAGTATGCAAGGCAATTGTCCGAAATACTGGTATGAAGGtggctataaaaaaattggcaCGACCCTTTCAGTCGGCTGTTCATGCAAAAAGAACGTATCGTGAATTACGATTACTTAAACATATGGAACATGAAAATGTAATTGGCTTGTTAGATGTTTTTCATCCAGGCCAACCAGCAGATTCTTTGGAGAATTTTCAACAGGTCTATTTGGTGACGCACTTAATGGACGCTGATCTCAACAATATTATTCGAACACAAAAACTTTCTGATGACCATGTTCAATTTTTGGTTTACCAAATTTTGCGTGgcctaaaatacatacatagtgcCGGCATTATACATCGCGATTTAAAGCCTTCAAATATTGCTGTGAATGAAGATTGTGAGTTGAGAATACTTGACTTTGGTTTGGCAAGACCCGCGGAAAGCGAAATGACTGGTTACGTGGCTACTCGATGGTATCGAGCCCCAGAAATAATGCTCAACTGGATGCATTACAATCAGACAGTAGATATTTGGTCTGTTGGTTGTATTATGGCTGAACTTCTAACCGGGCGTACATTGTTTCCTGGAACCGATCACATACATCAACTTAATCTAATTATGGAAATACTCGGCACTCCCCCTGAAGACTTTATGCAAAAAATATCATCAGAAAGTGCTCGGACTTATATAAGAGCCTTACCAAAATTAACACGAAGAAACTTTCGAGATGTTTTTCGATTTGCTAATCCTTCAGCTATAGATTTGCTTGAAAAGATGTTAGAACTGGATGCAGAAAAACGTATTACGGCGGAGCAAGCTTTGGCCCACCCATATATGGAGAAGTATCATGACCCAAGTGACGAGCAAACATCACCACTATATGATCAAAGTTTTGAAGATATGGATTTGCCTGTTGAGAAGTGGAAAGAGCTTGTGTTCACAGAAGTTTTAAGCTTTAAGCCACCGCCAGCTTACGCAACGGtcttacaaaaatgcaaataa
- the LOC129248581 gene encoding protein FRA10AC1 homolog: protein MNTHSMKSLSYQERHDYIFQNFILCGKSSGRDKHYHDIDIIKEKHRFLWDENDKTEEDSWEVRLAKRYYDKLFKEYCIADLTRHKDNKVALRWRTKDEVVTGKGQFQCGSSKCEQRDNLRSWEVNFSYREQGERKNALVKLRLCPTHSEQLNYTSRKREIKRLKKSVNRKLENKINEKHPHVTEDVVVDAVPESAPNETQENQDNIWERKPDAEIEQTSRETDFERYLEDLLL from the exons ATGAACACCCATTCAATGAAATCGTTAAGCTATCAAGAGCGACATGAttacattttccaaaattttattcTCTGTGGTAAATCGTCTGGAAGGGATAAGCACTATCATGACATCgatattataaaagaaaaacatcgATTCTTATGGGACGAAAATGATAAAACGGAAGAAGATTCATGGGAAGTACGCTTGGCTAAACGTTACTATGACAAATTATTTAAG GAATATTGCATAGCAGACTTAACTCGTCACAAAGATAACAAGGTTGCTCTGCGCTGGCGTACTAAGGACGAAGTCGTAACAGGAAAAGGTCAATTTCAGTGTGGAAGTAGTAAATGTGAACAAAGAGATAACTTGCGCAGCTGGGAGGTGAATTTTTCCTATCGAGAACAAGGAGAGCGCAAAAATGCGTTGGTCAAACTTCGTTTATGTCCTACTCATTCAGAGCAATTAAACTACACTTCTCGAAAACGAGAAATTAAGCGCTTAAAAAAGTCTGTTAATCGAAAactcgaaaataaaataaatgagaagCATCCACATGTGACTGAAGATGTAGTAGTAGACGCGGTACCAGAATCTGCTCCAAATGAAACTCAAGAAAACCAGGATAATATATGGGAACGGAAACCTGACGCAGAAATAGAACAAACTTCCCGTGAAACTGACTTTGAACGTTATTTAGAAGACCTTCTGTTATAA